One Kryptolebias marmoratus isolate JLee-2015 linkage group LG21, ASM164957v2, whole genome shotgun sequence DNA segment encodes these proteins:
- the bco1 gene encoding beta,beta-carotene 15,15'-dioxygenase: protein MPPTKRRALKAGICTDCCIPSAPSANMSTDLSKNAKERLEPCKAEVKGSIPSWLQGTLLRNGPGIFSVGETSYEHWFDGMSILTSFTVKDGEVTHRSRFLRSDTYIANMAANRIVVSEMGTMAYPDPSKNFIFKAITFLNHTVPDFTDNGASNIIKYGKDYYATSETNYIRKIDPVTLETQDKVDYLKFLPVNLATSHPHYDTEGNAYNFGTSIAEKGKTKYTLFKVPAVSETEKGKKVPALKKAQVVCTVPCRSLLSPSYYHSFGMTDNYIIFIEQPFKLDILKMATAYMRGVNWASCMKYFPNENTLIHLIDKNTGKEVEMKYYTGAMVVYHHVNAFEDDGHVVFDVIAYNDISLYEMFYLSKLKEAAGSQSEGYSKPSYRRFVLPIHSDKSVAVGENMVKLKYTGASAVKEKEGKLTCQAEVLCEGFELPRINYDFNGKKHQFVYGNIVEESALTTQIAKFDTETKTMVYWDEKNCCPSEPVFVPRPNAESEDDGVVLVSVINSNPGQSGFLLILDGCTFKEVARAYVNTELYKDVHGLFIPLGSN from the exons ATGCCCCCAACCAAGCGGAGAGCTTTAAAAGCAGGGATCTGCACTGATTGCTGTATTCCCTCTGCACCGTCAGCAAACATGAGCACTGACTTGTCCAAAAACGCCAAGGAGCGGCTGGAGCCGTGTAAGGCAGAAGTTAAAG gAAGCATTCCCAGCTGGCTGCAGGGCACGCTCCTGCGTAACGGACCTGGGATCTTCTCCGTGGGGGAGACCAGCTATGAGCACTGGTTTGATGGGATGTCGATCCTGACCAGCTTCACCGTCAAAGATG gCGAAGTGACCCACAGAAGCAGGTTCCTCAGGAGTGACACCTACATTGCAAACATGGCTGCAAACAGGATAGTTGTGTCTGAAATGGGAACGATGGCCTATCCAGACCCCAGCaagaactttattttcaa GGCGATCACTTTTCTGAACCACACTGTGCCTGACTTCACTGACAACGGTGCGAGCAACATCATAAAGTACGGAAAGGACTATTACGCAACTTCTGAGACCAACTACATCCGCAAGATCGATCCGGTAACCCTTGAAACTCAAGACAAG GTGGACTACTTGAAGTTTCTGCCGGTAAACTTGGCTACATCCCATCCACACTACGACACGGAAGGCAATGCCTACAACTTTGGAACTTCAATCGCAGAGAAGGGGAAGACCAAATACACGCTGTTCAAAGTCCCGGCTGTTTCAGAGACAG AGAAAGGCAAGAAGGTTCCTGCCCTGAAGAAGGCGCAGGTGGTCTGCACCGTTCCCTGCCGCTCTCTCCTCTcgcccagctactaccacagcttTGGCATGACAGACAACTACATCATCTTCATCGAGCAGCCCTTCAAGCTGGACAtcctcaagatggccaccgcctACATGAGGGGAGTGAACTGGGCGAGCTGCATGAAGTACTTCCCGAATGAAAAT aCTCTGATCCACCTGATCGACAAAAATACGGGCAAAGAGGTCGAGATGAAGTACTACACTGGAGCAATGGTCGTCTATCATCATGTGAATGCTTTTGAGGATGATGGTCACGTGGTCTTTGATGTCATCGCCTACAACGACATCAGCCTCTACGAGATGTTCTACCTGAGCAAGCTGAAGGAAGCTGCTGGTTCCCAAAGCGAAGGCTACTCCAAACCAAGCTATCGAAGATTTGTTCTTCCCATTCACTCTGACAAG AGTGTTGCAGTGGGAGAAAACATGGTGAAACTCAAGTACACAGGAGCCAGTGCTGTGAAGGAAAAAGAAGGCAAACTCACGTGTCAGGCAGAGGTGCTCTGTGAAG GTTTTGAATTGCCCAGAATTAATTATGACTTCAATGGCAAGAAGCACCAGTTTGTCTATGGAAACATTGTGGAGGAATCTGCATTAACAACACAG ATTGCAAAGTTTGACACGGAGACGAAAACGATGGTTTACTGGGATGAGAAGAACTGCTGTCCGTCAGAGCCGGTCTTCGTCCCGAGACCAAACGCAGAGTCGGAGGACGACG GAGTGGTCCTGGTATCGGTCATCAACTCCAACCCGggtcagtctggtttcctcctgatcctcgaTGGCTGCACATTCAAGGAAGTAGCCCGAGCGTACGTGAATACGGAGCTCTATAAGGACGTTCATGGACTTTTTATCCCGCTAGGCAGCAATTAA